A window of the Fusarium fujikuroi IMI 58289 draft genome, chromosome FFUJ_chr09 genome harbors these coding sequences:
- a CDS encoding related to histidine triad protein, producing the protein MFDPSAPPTSSCPFCTISSTFEPFDPLNPPPSTSSLINPELVSPASFIVLSTPVLVAFLDILPLSRGHLLLCTRPHRPKLSDVTASESAHLGHYLRVLSKAMARATGIEDWNVVQNNGAAAAQVVPHMHFHIIPRPEIRASGRFSESFTMFGRGRREELDDDEAVVLAEEFRQSVAAVMREEEEEQKQKESKAKL; encoded by the coding sequence ATGTTTGATCCTTCAGCTCCCCCGACTTCATCATGTCCCTTCTGCACAATCTCATCCACCTTCGAGCCATTCGACCCCTTAAATCCACCaccctcaacatcctcactCATCAACCCAGAGCTCGTATCACCCGCCTCATTCATCGTTCTCTCAACACCAGTTCTCGTCGCCTTTCTCGACATTCTACCGCTAAGTCGcggtcatcttcttctctgcacACGGCCTCACCGTCCTAAACTCAGCGACGTGACAGCTTCTGAATCCGCGCATCTGGGCCACTATCTGCGCGTTCTGTCAAAAGCCATGGCTCGTGCGACAGGCATTGAAGATTGGAACGTGGTGCAGAACAAcggggctgctgctgcgcagGTTGTACCGCATATGCACTTTCACATCATCCCCAGGCCGGAGATTAGAGCCAGTGGGAGGTTTAGTGAGAGCTTTACTATGTTTGGTAgggggaggagagaagagttggatgatgatgaggcggTGGTTTTGGCGGAGGAGTTTAGGCAGAGTGTTGCCGCCGTGatgagggaggaagaggaagagcagaagcaaaaagagagCAAGGCTAAGCTATGA